The following coding sequences lie in one Pelecanus crispus isolate bPelCri1 chromosome 9, bPelCri1.pri, whole genome shotgun sequence genomic window:
- the DUSP28 gene encoding dual specificity phosphatase 28: MLQLSKVTPSLLIGNARAACNQDLLTREGVTFCINVTRQQPFPGLQQVRGMRVPVFDDPAEDLYRYFERCSDAIEEAVKSGGKCLVYCKNGRSRSAAICIAYLMRHRKLPLKDAFETVKTARPVAEPNAGFWSQLQRYEEDLQIPK; the protein is encoded by the exons ATGCTCCAGCTCTCCAAGGTCACCCCCTCGCTGCTCATCGGCAACGCCAGGGCAGCCTGCAACCAGGACCTGCTCACGCGAGAGGGAGTCACCTTCTGCATTAATGTCACCAGGCAGCAGCCGTTCCCCGGCCTCCAGCAGGTCCGGGGCATGCGCGTACCCGTGTTCGACGATCCGGCTGAAGACCTGTATCGGTATTTTGAACGGTGCAGCGATGCTATAGAAGAGGCTGTGAAGAGCGGTGGGAAGTGCTTAGTTTACTGTAAAAACGGCCGCAGCCGATCAGCTGCCATTTGCATTGCTTATCTGATGAGACACCGAAAACTCCCACTCAAGGATGCCTTTGAG ACTGTGAAGACTGCCAGACCAGTAGCAGAACCCAATGCAGGATTTTGGTCTCAGCTGCAGAGATATGAGGAAGATTTGCAGATACCAAAGTAG